CATTAGAAAGTTAAAGTCATCTATCAAACTGAAGTGTAATTTTAAACGTCACCTCCAGGTCGCTCATCATCCATCTCAGCTCCATGGTTATCACATCCTCTTGTTCCCCCGACTGTAAGATTCATTCTGTCCACTGTCACGTGCTGTTTGACTCATTTCATCTCCTCCCCCGTCCTCACCCACCCTGTCCGTCTCTTCCCTCtcacctccatccctccctctgcatcttgacctctgacctctcagaCCTGTAACGGCCCCAGTAGTGGGGGCTACGCCTactccctcccctccaccccTGTGGTGGGTCACAGAGATCTGCGGGTGGCACAGGGCGAGGGGGGAGGCAGCATCAACTCACGAGCGCTGAAGAACATCCCGAGACGGCCCTCCCTCTTCAAGGTCAGTGGTCGACGACACGTCGGCGTCTCACTCCTCGTGTTCCCCGTCACCATCATCTCACTCCGCTCAGACCCGGCGACTCTCTGCTCCTGTGAACACgcctgttttcatgtttgttcgTGTTTGTTTCAGAACCGCGACTCGGATAAGAAAGCTGGTGACGCCAAAGGAGACCAGAGCGGCGCGCGGGGGGTTCCCATCAAACAGGTTTTCTACTTACTTACCAACTTACTACCATTTTTATACTTGTACTCATAGTGTGTACTACACCTGTCATAGTGCCTATATACCTCTCGACAGTCTatatatgcatttatatatacGTTTATATTCAtctatttcaatatctcctTAGAcataatacacaaatacagtttacatcCTCGTGCCACTGAACTTGAGTacgtttcattttattttcatttttctatctTTCACTTGTTCTCTCGTCTATTTTCATATCTCATCGTCTTGTATCGTTTCTTATCTTATGTTGTAGAATCTAGTATCGTATATCGTAGTTTATTGTATCGCAGcccatcttatcttatcttattgtatCTTATCCTATCTTATGTTATCAAATCTTGTCGTATCAGcttgtatcttatcttatcccaTGGTATCGTATTACATTGCGTCTCGTATCGTATCGTCAGTATTTTATCTCACGTTACAAACAGTATAGCAGATAAACAGGATCCTCACTGACCTGGTTCGGCTGCTTGCAGCTCAGTAATGTGCTGATTTCTTCTTCAGGTGGGAACAAAAAATCTCTTCTCTATTTATTACTTCTTACATaagcagcacaaaaaaaaaatctcttatTTGATCGTGTTCACGCTTCCTCAAGGgtgttatattaatattgtgctttcagctgtttctctgtctgcgctgctgctgctgcactttgaAGAGTTGCTCTCTGATGTCGACTCTAAATTTAGGCAGGTTCAACGTGTCGCTGGCTGCGAGCGCGCTGACCTTGGTGTTTGTTCTCGACAGGGCACCCTGTGGAAGAGGAGTGGAAACTCTCTGAACAAGGAGTGGAAGAAGAAGTACGTCACCCTGTCCAACAGTGGCTCACTGTCGTACCACTCCAGCGCCAGTGTAAGAGAACACCGCCGAGCGAATCGATTCAGCAGCAAAACACAGGGAAGCTTCAGCACATGGAGGTTTTCACTGTGCAGCTGTTTCGACCCGACTTCACCTCAGTGGGTTCAGTACAAACCACATTCGTCTCCAACAGCCAAACTTAAAGGGCCAGTGTgcaagatttaggtgaaagggatctgttGGCAggaatttaatataaaataatcctagtgattcaaatactttatatttaggGGAGCGGGTTGACTCTACGGAGGCggccatatttttttttaaacagactggacaaactaaaccttttgagttgttatgacaactgacgctgccacaggttctctctcatgtttggaagaggggggggtgttcagctgcaacatccaacctcaccactagatgtcactacattctacacactgaacctttaattttaattttaccGGGAACATTCAGTGATATATTTGTCATTAAGTTTCATCCAATGCTGGATAGAAAATATTTTATCCGTGTATTATATGTAACTCTGACCCATAACAGCTCCTTCCACCGCGTAATCCTCCAAACTGACAAACAGTCGAACTGAACCTGCACCAGAtcccaacagtcctcttatgaaaccatatttaaattcaccagatccagatttctatttggatctgcaccaaactacactcacacataaatatcaagatccaggaattattctctgagaaatcgattaaaaatgttggaaaacatCCGATCTCTTCAATGTTTTCTGTCGTGTTTCTTTTAGGATTACACACAGAATATCCACGGAAAAGACATCGACCTGCTTCGTGTGACGGTTAAAGTTCCCGGGAAACGTCCTCCGAGGGCGGTGGCTCCCACGGCCCCCCCCCCTGTGGCCCCCGGCCTCCTACCTCGAGTTAACGGGCTGAGCAAAGAGCTGACGGCCGCCGACAGCACCAGCACCGGTACGGCCACACGTAAACAGAGCATGAGCACATGAGTCACCGAGCGCGAAACGTCTTTTATTAACACAGCAGGTTTAAAACCAGCCCAGTTACAcaaagtgtgaatgtgattgACTCTCCGTCCTCTCGTCTGTCAGTCCCTCAGCTGTGTCCGTCCACCCTGTCCGTGGTGGAGGATCGCTCCGGTGGACTGTCGCCTCAAGGTGGAGACAAAGGTCTTCAGCGCTGCTCGTCCTCGTTGTCCACCAAAGCACAAAGTGTTGGTACGtacacaggaagtgaaaaccACTGTAAACAACATGATTCAGacagtttttactgtttaaGACGACGTGTATCTTTAAATTTGTtgtattcttcttcttcctcctcctcctcatcatcatcattattattattatgatgtcAGACGCCCTTGAAGGGACGGCCGGTCCTTTTGCTGGAAAGGACGTTGGTCAGTCGTCTCCCATGAGCGACAGGAAgaagaacaggaggaagaagagcatgAACCAGAAAGGAGACACAGCCGTGGGACAGGCTGAAGGTAACGTCACACAggaactcttcttcttcttcttcttcttcttcttcttcttcttcttcttcttcttcttcctcttcttcttcttcttcttcttcttcttcttcaaataCAGCTCTTAATGCTGATAGTCTATAGACGAGGATTATATGTCCGCACACAGACGGTGAGGAACGaggaaaaatgaacaaaaatactCGAAATAAAACCTTTGAGCATGTTTGAGGCTtcttgaggaagaggaggatctgatgcttcTGTCGCCACATGTGATCAAAAATAGTTTTAATCatcagttttctgtttctgattccttctctcctctctgctctgtgaggACGGGATTCAGCCGAGGTGTTGCTCTTCCTCTGAATGTTTCTTCACCTCCTAACatgtttgcttttctctctctctcttcccctctgctTGTCTCTCGCTCTGCAGCCAAACGTAAAATGTGGAAATTAAAGAGCTTTGGTAGCTTGAGAAACATTAATAAGACAGGTAACGAGTGAGAGCAGATTAACGCACAGTCTCTGTTTTCATACGTTTTCATCCACAGAATCCTCAGTTCTTCATTTGTTCACTTTCATTGTAATAAcaagatttttctgttttcaccttCTGTcaaatttagtttgtttgtcacatttgcattttttgtgtttgtttcaccgactcagttcacacctggtattacacacacacacacacacacacacacacacacacacacacacacacacacacacacacacacacacacacttggtaaAAACATCAAAATTTGGTCTTCATGGACAGAAGTGAGGTCCATGTTTatttgatctgatctgatctgatctggtCCCATTCAGGACACATCATgacaccaggtgtgaacggaTCCCCTGACTATAGATCCAAAATGGCCGTCCACTGTAGCTTGGTCACCTGTGTAGCACGTGCAGATCTCAGCTGGGTTTGTTCTTGTCCTGCAGACGAGGAGAACGCAGACTTCATCGTGGTGTCGTTCACGGGGCAGACGTGGCACTTTGAGGCCCACAGTCTGGAGGACAGGGACGCGTGGGTGTCGGCGATCGAGAGCCAGATTCTCGCCAGTCTGCAGTCGTGTGAGAGCGGCAGGAACAAGGTACACACTGACATGAACACACTGTGTAACACTGAGGTTATCGTCGTCCAGACTCTGCTCTCCGCTCTCACAGTTTTTCTTCTGCCTTTAGATCTGATTCACTGAAACATTAGCAGCAGTAAATAAGAAATCACACGACGTCTTTCTGCTTGTCCTTTATCTTCTGTTGATCCTGTGAATactaatttaaatgtgtgtgtgttgtgtgattgttCAGGCCCGTCGGAGCAGCCAGAGCGAGGCCGTGGCGCTTCAGTCCGTCCGTAACGCCAAGGGCAACGGCCTGTGTGTGGACTGTGAGGCTCCCAGTGAGTTCCACACGTCTTCCCCCTCCAGCTGcagatttctgttttcatgCAACGTTCACAGCCTGAGGCCGAGTCCCacatcacactgtttgtttcGACTCCATGAATCTCTATTGACaaccctcttctctctccctgcagatCCCACCTGGGCCAGCCTCAACCTGGGCGCGCTGATCTGCATCGAGTGCTCGGGGATCCATCGAAACCTGGGGACTCACCTGTCCCGCGTCCGCTCGCTGGACCTGGACGACTGGCCCCCGGAGCTCACACAGGTCCTGGCCGCCATCGGCAACCACATGGCCAACAGCATCTGGGAGGGCTGCACGCAGGGCAGAACCAAACCCACGCCCAACGCCACACGGTGGGTTCCACCTCTGGTTTTAGCTCCTGGGACTTGGGAGGTGATCTGTTTGGGATGTGATCAGTGAAAGGACattttcatatgttttttttaacttattaTTCTTAACTTTTAGTCTAtaaagcctcttttccactggtcagaaCACCAGGTCAAATACCTGGAGTAGAAACATCACACTCCGACTTCTCCCTGTGCTTCTTCTTTATTGATGCTGCAGCTTTTCTGTGACGTTACGATGCACATTGAACTTCCATGTGTTGTAAATAGTCCTGAACATTTGTGCACTTACTGCTTTTTACAGCGTTTTCTTTCTTCGTATCGTGCAAACAGACAATCTCCTCCACTGGTAAAGAGAATGAAGTCCATCACCTTCAGTTCAACAGGTTTACCTGCGTTTAAAAACCCACATAGATCTGATAACATTTGTGTGCAAGAGGTTTTAACTGGAACTTGTGAATTGTTGAAACTAGAGCTGTGATGTAGCTCGGAATCTTGAACATCTCAGAAACacctcgagggaatttcttcaacgTTTGGTACAAACCATCATTTTGACTCAGAgaaggaggtcaaaggtcaaaggtcaagggtcagAGTCACTGGGACCTGACTAAGTTCTTCTTTTGCCTCTTGAACATGTTTTGTTAAAACTCCTCGAGAGAATCCTTTAatatttggtacaaatgttcactgacACTCACGGATTAACTGATCAGATTTTGGTGATTGATTGAAAGTTTTAAGTTTACATAACTTTTCCCTTAGACATCGGAACTTGTCAGAATCCAAAACAAGGATAAAAACATGATGGTCGTTAAGACGTCTTCTTTCTGCTGAGATTTCTCTTTGTGAGAAGATCACTTCCTCATATACGTTGCACATGTGAATACACACTGACACCACgtctcctgtttgtgtgtctgttttcctaGTGAGGGAAGAGAGTCCTGGATCCGTGCGAAGTACGAGCAGCGGGCGTTTGTGGCCCCGCTCCAGCCGACCTCGGGGATCCAGCCGCCCGACGACAGTCCGCCGGTGTGGCTCCTGTCTGCGGTGACGGAGAGAGACCTGCCcaggctgctgctcctcctcgcCCACAGCACCAAGGAATGGATCAACGCTCAGCCGGCCGGCTCCACCTCACCGCCGCGCACGGCCCTGCACGCCGCCTGTCACCTGGGGGACGTGGTCATGACTCAGCTGCTCGTCTGGGTGggtctctcctctctggttcTTCAACTCCTCATGGATTCATCATATGTTGATAGAATGTAAAGGTTCCAGAATAAAGTAGGATGTGgatgagattaaaaaaacaagcgATGTGCAGTGAACCTGAGTTTTATGGTCCTGGAATTATCTCCTTTTCCTAGTTGGTACTTTATTTTTGCAGATGAAATAAGAATCTTCTTCGTCTGATGGATTCTGACATATTGAACATGTCGACTGATTTAACCACGTCCACCAAGGAGTTGTTTTCAATGCTGTTTGTTGACGTGTTGTGgtgcagatgttttctgtcttttcgGATTTTCCAAGCATCTGTAACATCTCAAATCAACAAGCATCACATTCAAAGCAGCAACTGACTTCACCAGGTTTTCACAAACGTCAACTCACTCGACTCATGTGTCCACGAATAGGTTGTGTTGTCCctgttgcatttgtgtttccCGTTAATGAGCTCGTGTGAGACGTCACGGCCTCCGTAGGTGTTGTGTCAGGTGAATCTCCTCCGTGGTAATGAACTGAATTCAGTTGTTTGAGTTTAGCAGCTCTCACTGTTCTACCTGTGAACAATATTCAATCCATAAATCATCTTATTCTGAGCGAGTgtcatcttctctctcctctgcagtaCGGGATCGACGTGAAAGCGAAAGACAGCCAAGGCCAGACGCCCATGATGATGGCCCGAAAAAATGGGAGCAAAGGCTGCATGGATATTTTGCTCCAGCACGGTTGTCCGAACGAGACGTCCCCCACCACTGCCACGCCCGTCCTCTCCCGCCGCTCCAGCACCGCCAGCCTGGGCCGGACCAGCTCCAGGAAGCGGGTGTCGTAGCGTGGACTGCAGATGCTGCGGGGGGGAGGATTCTGTACTATAAGAAAAATCACAGAACTATATCACAGAactaatgatttaaaaaaaatgcttctgAAGACTGAACAACATATCAAACAACTTAAAAAGCAATACTCACTTTGTTGTTGATGACAGATGTAATATTGCTGAaatgctgtgttgttgttgacctCAAATACGAAATGACTCGAGTAGAACTTTGTAGCCGTCGTCTGTAGTTTCCGAGCAGACGCTGGATCTGCTTCGGTTCCACTTCGTCCAGATGAAGTGCAATAATCAGATGAGGGAGAAGCAACGAGTGTGGCGCTGAGCGAAGCCTCACGTCACCAGGGAGCTGCTTTTACTCACATTTTCTGTGACTGGAccaaaactgctttttttcctttggcTTTACAGATAAAACATAAACCTACAATTTGTCCTGTTGTTAGTTGCGTGTCCCCGTTGCCGCAGTGTTAAGGTCCGTTTATATATAAACGGACCAGCTGAGATTATTCTGCTTAGACTAGAAACATGAATGGTTTGGAATATGAAATATGTCAGTGTTACTCTCACAGGTCAAGACTTTAATATTCTGTAAATGTATCTATACTACAAACTTAATGTTTCACTCTGTAACGAAGACACAGCCGGAGATTCAGACTcgattttgtaaatgttttcttacAGGTAGTTTTGAAAATatgtcaagtttgttttttcattgtcttttatAATTTCTTATCCTCTGACACGTCACAAAAACAtaaaccagtaaaaaaaaaaaaaaaaaagttttacatGTGTAAACATGTGGCTATTTGTTGAAGGTTTGATTTGGGATGACGACATGATTCATACTCATATTCCTGTTGTGTAGGTCGATCCCATGAGTCCCAGTATGAAGCAGGTGCAGGTGTCACTGTCACTTTGACACTTTGTGGGTCGAGTGAATCCCTCATGAGCTCAAACAAATAGTTAccagaataaaataaagtttttagaAAAAGAAATCTGAGTTATTATGATCATTTgtcttttactttgtatttatgTCTCGGCTCATCGCCTGCTGCAGAATGATGCTGTTACCTCCACCACAGACGagtcctctgtctgtctgtgtgactgtgtgtctgtgtgtctgtgtgtttgtgtgtctgtgtgtttgtgtgtctgtgtgtctgtgtgtctgtgtgtctgtgtgtctgtctgtctgtgtgtctgcctgtctgtgtgtctgtgtgtctgtgtgtttgtgtgtctgtctgtgtgtctgtgtgtctgtctgtctgcctgtctgtctgtgtgtctgtgtgtctgtctgtgtgtctgtctgtctgtctgtctgtctgtctgtgtgtctgtctgtctgtctgtctgtctgtctgtctgtctgtctgtctgtctgtctgtgtgtctgtctgtgtgtgtctgtgtgtgtctgtctgtgtgtctgtgtgtctgcctgtctgtctgtctgtctgtctgtctgtctgtctgtgtgtgtgtctgtgtgtctgtgtgtctgtctgtgtgtctgtctgtctgtctgtctgtctgtctgtgtgtctgtgtgtgtgtctgtctgtgtgtctgtctgtctgtctgtctgtctgtctgtctgtctgtgtgtctgtctgtgtgtctgtgtgtctgtctgtgtgtctgtctgtctgtctgtctgtctgtgtgtctgtctgtgtgtctgtgtgtctgtctgtctgtctgtgtgtctgtctgtctgtctgtctgtctgtctgtctgtctgtctgtctgtgtgtgtctgtctgtgtgtgtctgtgtgtgtctgtctgtgtgtctgtgtgtctgcgtgtctgtgtgtctgtgtgtgtctgtctgtgtgtctgtgtgtctgtgtgtctgtctgtgtgtctgtgtgtctgtgtgtctgtctgtctgtctgtctgtctgtgtgtctgtgtgtctgtctgtctgtctgtctgtctgtctgtgtgtctgtctgtgtgtgtctgtgtgtgtctgtctgtgtgtctgtgtgtctgcatgtctgtgtgtgtgcctgtctctctgtctgtctgtgtgtctgtctgtgtgtgtctgtgtgtgtctgtctgtgtgtctgtgtgtgtgcctgtctctctgtctgtctgtgtgtctgtctgtgtgtgtctgtgtgtgtctgtctgtgtgtctgtgtgtctgcatgtctgtgtgtgtgcctgtctgtctgtgtgtctgtgtgtctgtctgtctgtctgtctgtgtgtctgtgtgtctgtctgtctgtctgtctgtctgtgtgtctgtctgtctgtctgtctgtctgtctgtctgtgtgtctgtctgtctgtctgtctgtctgtctgtgtgtctgtctgtgtgtgtctgtgtgtgtctgtctgtctgtctgtctgtctgtgtgtctgtctgtgtgtgtctgtgtgtgtctgtctgtgtgtctgtgtgtctgcatgtctgtgtgtgtgcctgtctgtctgtctgtctgtgtgtctgtctgtctgtgtgtctgtgtgtctttctgtctgtctgtctgtgtgtctgtctgtgtgtctttctgtctgtgggCGGATCCAGAATCATTTGTCTCAttttcttgaacattgtgatatttgacatatttcaacatttcccttgatttctcagataataattcattgatcttgtttatgggactgatattgtattataatataatatatgtatatttaaagcGAGTACTTATTTACTTGTACTCAATGTGGTACTTTTCTTCTACTTGGGtccattttgtttatttgtacttttacttgaagTATTTGACTTCCTCTGTCTGGATCCTTCTCACTGCAGTGACTCGTCCGGCCTGAAGGGGGCGACCTCGCTTGTTGCTTTGTTGACATACGTCACAAAAACGcgacagaggaagcagaggtttataacagaagaaaaacacaactgatgATCTGGGGACGAGCAGCGGAGCTAGTGTGAAAAACACCGGAGAAAAACCAAGATCCTCCCCGGCTGAAGACCACTCCGAGCGGGTAAGATGCTGTGATGAGCCGCGGCGGAGGAAtacatgaagaagagatgaggaagaggagggataggtgaagaagaggagggatacatgaaggagagatgagggagaggagggatacatgaagagagatgaaggagaggagggataggtgaagaagaggagggatagatgaagaagagatgagtgACAGGAGGGATAGGTGAAGAACAGGAGGATACATGAAGGAGAGGAGtgatagatgaagaagaggagggagagatgaagaagagatgagtgACAGGAGGGATAGGTGAAGAACAGGAGGATACATGAAGGAGAGGAGtgatagatgaagaagaggagggagagatgaagaagtGACAAGGGAGAAGAgggatagatgaagaagaggaggatacatgaagaagaggagggatacatgaagaagagatgaaggagaagagggatacatgaaggagagatgaaggagaggagggataggtgaagaagaggagggatagatgaagaagagatgagtgACAGGAGGGATAGGTGAAGAACAGGAGGATACATGAAGGAGAGGAGtgatagatgaagaagaggagggagagatgaagaagtGACAAGGGAGAAGAgggatagatgaagaagaggagggatacatgaagaagaggagggatacatgaaggagagatgaggaagaggagggctaggtgaagaagaggagggatagatgaagaagagatgagggagaggagggatagatgaagaacaggaggatacatgatgaagaggagtgatagatgaagaagagatgaggaagaggagggataggtgaagaagaggagtgatagatgaagaagagatgaggaagaggagggataggtgaagaagacgaggatacatgaagaagaggagggatagatgaagaagagatgaaggagaagagggatacatgaagaagaggagggatagataaaggagagatgagggagagcagggatagatgaagaagagataaaggagaagagggatacatgaagaagagatgaggaagaggagggataggTGAAGAAGAGATGAGTGAGAGGAGGGATAGATAAAGAACAGGAGGATACACGAAGGAGAGGAGtgatagatgaagaagaggagggagagatgaagaagtGACAAGGGAGAAGAgggatagatgaagaagaggagggatacataaagaagagatgaggaagaggagggataggtgaagaagagatgaggatacatgaagaagagatgagggagaggagggctaggtgaagaagaggagggatagatgaagaagagatgagtgagaggagggataggtgaagaagaggagggatacataaagaagagatgaggaagaggagggataggtgaagaagaggagggatacatgaagaagagatgaggaagaggagggataggtgaagaagagatgaggatacatgaagaagagatgagggagaggagggctaggtgaagaagacgaggatacatgaagaagagatgagggagaggagggctaggtgaagaagaggagggatagatgaagaagagatgagtgACAGGAGGGATAGATGAAGAACAGGAGGATACATGAAGGAGAGGAGtgatagatgaagaagaggagggatacatgagggagaggagggataggtgaagaagaggagggatagatgaagaagagatgaaggagaagagggatacatgaagaagaggagggatagataaaggagagatgaggaagaggagggagaggagggataggtgaagaagaggagggatagatgaagaagagatgagtgagaggagggataggtgaagaagaggagggatacatgaagaagagatgaggaagaggagggataggtgaagaagaggagggatacatgaagaagagatgaggaagaggagggataggTGAAGAAGACGAgggatagatgaagaagagatgagtgagaggagggatagatgaagaacaggaggatacatgaaggagaggagtgatagatgaagaagaggagggatacatgagggagaggagggatagatgaagaagagatgaaggagaagagggatacatgaagaagaggagggatagataaaggagagatgaagaagagataaaggagaagagggatacatgaagaagagatgagggagaggagggagagatgaagaagagatgagggagaagagggatacatgaagaggagagagagatagatagataaagaagaagagggatacatgaagaagaggagggagagatgaaggagaggaaggatacatgaagaagaggagggagagatgaaggagaagagggatacatgaagaagaagagggatacttgaaaaagaggagagatagaagaaggagaggagagatagatgaagaagaggagggatacatgaagaagaggagggatacatgaaggtgaggagggatagatgaagaagaggagggatacatgaagaagaggagggatagatgaagaagaggagagatacatgaaggagaggagggatagaTGATGGAGATTAgagatagatgaagaagaggagggatatatgaagaagaggagggatagatgaagaagaggagagatacatgaaggagaggagggatagatgaagaagaggagggatataTGAAGAAGAgggatagatgaagaagaggagggatagatgaagaagaggagagatatATGAAGAAGAGGGATacatgaaggagaggagggatagatgaagaagagggatagatgaagaagaggagggatatatgaagaagaggagggatagatgaagaagagggatagatgaagaagaggagggatagatgaagaagagggatagatgaagaagaggaggcatagatgaagaagaggagagatagatgaagaagaggagtgaTACATGAAGGTGAGGGATAGATGAAGGAGATTAgagatagatgaagaagaggagggatagatgaagaagaggagagatagatgaagaagaggagggatacatGAAGGTGAGGAGGGATAGATGAAGGAGATTAgagatagatgaagaagaggagggatatatgaagaagaggagagatagatgaagaagaggagggatacatGAAGGTGAGGAGGGATACATGAAGGAGATTAGAGATatatgaagaagaggaggggtagatgaagaagagatgaagaagaggagggatacatGAAGGAGATTAGAGATatatgaagaagaggagagatacatgaaggagaggagggataga
The sequence above is drawn from the Hippoglossus hippoglossus isolate fHipHip1 chromosome 7, fHipHip1.pri, whole genome shotgun sequence genome and encodes:
- the agap2 gene encoding arf-GAP with GTPase, ANK repeat and PH domain-containing protein 2 isoform X5, whose amino-acid sequence is MNSNSKSVNSSAIKLEIKRYDSLQSAIVRLSKQFERVQDQQLRSGLKVYLHGIQVNIANSQEWTLSRSIPELRLGILGSLKSGKSALVNKYITGSYVALEKTDGGRYKKEVLVDGQSHLLLIREEAGPPDAQFCSWVDAVILVFSLENEASFQELYQRYSQLSTFRSDLPLIVVGTQDKISSTNPRVIEDQRARQLCVDVRHSLFYETCATYGFNVDRVFSEAAQKIVAQKKQAALQACKSLPNSPSHSGGSTPGSASLPGQTCNGPSSGGYAYSLPSTPVVGHRDLRVAQGEGGGSINSRALKNIPRRPSLFKNRDSDKKAGDAKGDQSGARGVPIKQGTLWKRSGNSLNKEWKKKYVTLSNSGSLSYHSSASDYTQNIHGKDIDLLRVTVKVPGKRPPRAVAPTAPPPVAPGLLPRVNGLSKELTAADSTSTVPQLCPSTLSVVEDRSGGLSPQGGDKGLQRCSSSLSTKAQSVDALEGTAGPFAGKDVGQSSPMSDRKKNRRKKSMNQKGDTAVGQAEDEENADFIVVSFTGQTWHFEAHSLEDRDAWVSAIESQILASLQSCESGRNKARRSSQSEAVALQSVRNAKGNGLCVDCEAPNPTWASLNLGALICIECSGIHRNLGTHLSRVRSLDLDDWPPELTQVLAAIGNHMANSIWEGCTQGRTKPTPNATREGRESWIRAKYEQRAFVAPLQPTSGIQPPDDSPPVWLLSAVTERDLPRLLLLLAHSTKEWINAQPAGSTSPPRTALHAACHLGDVVMTQLLVWYGIDVKAKDSQGQTPMMMARKNGSKGCMDILLQHGCPNETSPTTATPVLSRRSSTASLGRTSSRKRVS
- the agap2 gene encoding arf-GAP with GTPase, ANK repeat and PH domain-containing protein 2 isoform X4; its protein translation is MNSNSKSVNSSAIKLEIKRYDSLQSAIVRLSKQFERVQDQQLRSGLKVYLHGIQVNIANSQEWTLSRSIPELRLGILGSLKSGKSALVNKYITGSYVALEKTDGGRYKKEVLVDGQSHLLLIREEAGPPDAQFCSWVDAVILVFSLENEASFQELYQRYSQLSTFRSDLPLIVVGTQDKISSTNPRVIEDQRARQLCVDVRHSLFYETCATYGFNVDRVFSEAAQKIVAQKKQAALQACKSLPNSPSHSGGSTPGSASLPGQTCNGPSSGGYAYSLPSTPVVGHRDLRVAQGEGGGSINSRALKNIPRRPSLFKNRDSDKKAGDAKGDQSGARGVPIKQGTLWKRSGNSLNKEWKKKYVTLSNSGSLSYHSSASDYTQNIHGKDIDLLRVTVKVPGKRPPRAVAPTAPPPVAPGLLPRVNGLSKELTAADSTSTVPQLCPSTLSVVEDRSGGLSPQGGDKGLQRCSSSLSTKAQSVDALEGTAGPFAGKDVGQSSPMSDRKKNRRKKSMNQKGDTAVGQAEAKRKMWKLKSFGSLRNINKTDEENADFIVVSFTGQTWHFEAHSLEDRDAWVSAIESQILASLQSCESGRNKARRSSQSEAVALQSVRNAKGNGLCVDCEAPNPTWASLNLGALICIECSGIHRNLGTHLSRVRSLDLDDWPPELTQVLAAIGNHMANSIWEGCTQGRTKPTPNATREGRESWIRAKYEQRAFVAPLQPTSGIQPPDDSPPVWLLSAVTERDLPRLLLLLAHSTKEWINAQPAGSTSPPRTALHAACHLGDVVMTQLLVWYGIDVKAKDSQGQTPMMMARKNGSKGCMDILLQHGCPNETSPTTATPVLSRRSSTASLGRTSSRKRVS